From Halobacteriovorax sp. GB3, a single genomic window includes:
- a CDS encoding outer membrane lipoprotein-sorting protein, with amino-acid sequence MKTLVKIFILSGLFLNAHAKESDQKGLEIAKEMQRRSEGFLGETSKMKMTLITAYGEKIERLVSGKVLEIKGDGDWSLSEFLTPKDVSGTKMLTKAYKEKSDMQWLYLPSIRRVKRISSSSRFSSFMGSEFSYEDLGSQEIEKYNFKLVKEDKLDKEDVWVLSRVSKEKSGYSKQILYVTKNDYKTLKVEYFDRRGELLKVSTQDQFKTYKVGERSFIKANRIWMKNVQTKKESIFEWVERKIGVTLKESDFSKRALK; translated from the coding sequence ATGAAAACGTTGGTTAAAATCTTTATCTTATCTGGTTTGTTTCTTAACGCACACGCTAAGGAATCTGACCAAAAAGGCCTAGAGATCGCAAAAGAGATGCAGCGCAGAAGTGAGGGGTTTCTTGGCGAGACCTCTAAAATGAAGATGACTCTGATTACGGCTTACGGCGAAAAAATCGAGAGATTGGTGAGCGGAAAAGTCCTTGAGATTAAAGGTGATGGTGACTGGTCGCTCTCGGAATTTTTAACTCCTAAAGATGTCTCTGGAACAAAAATGCTAACTAAGGCCTACAAAGAAAAAAGTGATATGCAATGGCTCTATCTTCCATCCATTAGAAGAGTGAAGAGAATTTCTTCTAGTTCTCGTTTTTCTTCTTTTATGGGGAGTGAATTTAGTTATGAAGATTTGGGAAGTCAGGAAATCGAAAAGTATAATTTTAAATTAGTTAAAGAAGATAAGCTCGACAAAGAAGATGTGTGGGTGCTTTCACGAGTGTCTAAGGAAAAGTCTGGGTACTCTAAGCAGATTCTCTATGTGACTAAGAATGACTACAAAACACTTAAAGTTGAATACTTTGATCGAAGGGGAGAACTGTTGAAAGTTTCTACTCAGGATCAATTTAAAACTTATAAAGTTGGAGAGAGATCATTTATTAAGGCCAATCGAATTTGGATGAAGAATGTTCAAACCAAAAAAGAATCGATCTTTGAATGGGTTGAGAGAAAAATAGGGGTTACTCTAAAAGAGAGTGATTTTTCTAAAAGGGCACTTAAGTAA